A genomic segment from Leopardus geoffroyi isolate Oge1 chromosome A2, O.geoffroyi_Oge1_pat1.0, whole genome shotgun sequence encodes:
- the CPA4 gene encoding carboxypeptidase A4 isoform X1: MKWILFLGALIGLSFCGREKFFGDQVFRINVRNGDEISKLSQLVNSDNFKLDVWKAPSTFSRLVDVLVPSVSLQPVKSFLKSQGLEYSVTIGDLQALLDHEDEEMQHNEGQERSGNNFNYGAYHSLEAIYHEMDSIAGDFPDLASRVKIGHSFENRSMYVLKFGTAEGGRRPAVWLNAGIHSREWISVATAIWTARKIASDYRKDPTITSILEKMDIFLLPVANPDGYVYTQTQNRLWRKTRSINPGSRCVGTDPNRNWNASFAGEGASDNPCSEIYHGPHANSEAEVKSVVDFIQEHGNFKCFIDLHSYSQLLMYPYGYTVKKAPDADELDKVARRAAKALASLSGTTYQVGPTCTTVYPASGSSVDWAYDNGIKYAFTFELRDTGHYGFLLPANQIIPTAEETWLGLKTIMEHVRDNLY; the protein is encoded by the exons ATGAAGTGGATACTGTTCCTTGGGGCCCTTATTGGGCTCAGCTTCTGTGGCCGAGAAAAGTTTTTTGG ggACCAAGTTTTTAGGATTAACGTCAGAAATGGAGACGAGATCAGCAAACTAAGTCAGCTAGTGAACTCAGACAACTTTAAG CTCGATGTTTGGAAAGCTCCTTCCACCTTCAGTCGTCTTGTGGATGTCCTGGTCCCATCTGTCAGCCTGCAGCCAGTCAAATCCTTCCTGAAGTCCCAGGGCTTAGAGTACTCGGTGACAATCGGAGACCTGCAG GCCCTTTTAGATCATGAAGATGAAGAAATGCAACACAATGAAGGGCAAGAGCGAAGCGGTAATAACTTCAACTATGGGGCCTACCATTCCCTGGAAGCG ATTTATCATGAGATGGATAGCATTGCTGGAGATTTTCCTGATCTGGCGAGCAGAGTGAAGATTGGGCATTCATTTGAAAACCGGTCCATGTATGTACTGAAG TTCGGCACTGCAGAAGGCGGGCGGCGGCCGGCCGTTTGGCTGAACGCAGGCATCCATTCCCGGGAGTGGATCTCGGTGGCCACAGCGATCTGGACTGCGAGGAAG ATTGCATCTGATTACCGGAAGGACCCAACCATCACCTCCATCTTGgagaaaatggatattttcttGTTGCCTGTGGCCAATCCTGATGGATATGTGTACACACAAACTCAA AACCGATTATGGAGGAAGACACGGTCCATAAATCCTGGAAGCCGTTGCGTTGGTACTGATCCAAACAGAAATTGGAATGCTAGTTTTGCAG gagAGGGAGCCAGTGACAACCCTTGCTCTGAAATATACCACGGACCCCATGCCAATTCGGAAGCGGAGGTGAAGTCGGTGGTAGATTTCATCCAAGAACATGGGAATTTCAAATGCTTCATCGACTTGCACAGCTACTCACAGCTGCTGATGTATCCGTATGGATACACAGTGAAGAAGGCCCCAGACGCTGATGAGCTG GACAAGGTGGCAAGGCGTGCGGCCAAAGCTCTGGCTTCCCTGTCGGGCACGACGTACCAAGTGGGTCCTACCTGCACCACTGTCT ACCCAGCTAGTGGGAGCAGCGTTGACTGGGCATACGATAATGGCATCAAGTATGCGTTCACGTTTGAGTTGAGAGATACCGGCCACTATGGCTTCCTCCTACCAGCCAACCAGATCATCCCCACTGCCGAGGAGACCTGGTTGGGGCTGAAGACCATCATGGAGCATGTGCGGGACAACCTCTACTAG
- the CPA4 gene encoding carboxypeptidase A4 isoform X2 yields MKWILFLGALIGLSFCGREKFFGDQVFRINVRNGDEISKLSQLVNSDNFKLDVWKAPSTFSRLVDVLVPSVSLQPVKSFLKSQGLEYSVTIGDLQALLDHEDEEMQHNEGQERSGNNFNYGAYHSLEAIYHEMDSIAGDFPDLASRVKIGHSFENRSMYVLKFGTAEGGRRPAVWLNAGIHSREWISVATAIWTARKIASDYRKDPTITSILEKMDIFLLPVANPDGYVYTQTQNRLWRKTRSINPGSRCVGTDPNRNWNASFAGEGASDNPCSEIYHGPHANSEAEVKSVVDFIQEHGNFKCFIDLHSYSQLLMYPYGYTVKKAPDADELDKVARRAAKALASLSGTTYQVGPTCTTVSFSQGREGRGNHTRISETIGGSVP; encoded by the exons ATGAAGTGGATACTGTTCCTTGGGGCCCTTATTGGGCTCAGCTTCTGTGGCCGAGAAAAGTTTTTTGG ggACCAAGTTTTTAGGATTAACGTCAGAAATGGAGACGAGATCAGCAAACTAAGTCAGCTAGTGAACTCAGACAACTTTAAG CTCGATGTTTGGAAAGCTCCTTCCACCTTCAGTCGTCTTGTGGATGTCCTGGTCCCATCTGTCAGCCTGCAGCCAGTCAAATCCTTCCTGAAGTCCCAGGGCTTAGAGTACTCGGTGACAATCGGAGACCTGCAG GCCCTTTTAGATCATGAAGATGAAGAAATGCAACACAATGAAGGGCAAGAGCGAAGCGGTAATAACTTCAACTATGGGGCCTACCATTCCCTGGAAGCG ATTTATCATGAGATGGATAGCATTGCTGGAGATTTTCCTGATCTGGCGAGCAGAGTGAAGATTGGGCATTCATTTGAAAACCGGTCCATGTATGTACTGAAG TTCGGCACTGCAGAAGGCGGGCGGCGGCCGGCCGTTTGGCTGAACGCAGGCATCCATTCCCGGGAGTGGATCTCGGTGGCCACAGCGATCTGGACTGCGAGGAAG ATTGCATCTGATTACCGGAAGGACCCAACCATCACCTCCATCTTGgagaaaatggatattttcttGTTGCCTGTGGCCAATCCTGATGGATATGTGTACACACAAACTCAA AACCGATTATGGAGGAAGACACGGTCCATAAATCCTGGAAGCCGTTGCGTTGGTACTGATCCAAACAGAAATTGGAATGCTAGTTTTGCAG gagAGGGAGCCAGTGACAACCCTTGCTCTGAAATATACCACGGACCCCATGCCAATTCGGAAGCGGAGGTGAAGTCGGTGGTAGATTTCATCCAAGAACATGGGAATTTCAAATGCTTCATCGACTTGCACAGCTACTCACAGCTGCTGATGTATCCGTATGGATACACAGTGAAGAAGGCCCCAGACGCTGATGAGCTG GACAAGGTGGCAAGGCGTGCGGCCAAAGCTCTGGCTTCCCTGTCGGGCACGACGTACCAAGTGGGTCCTACCTGCACCACTGTCT CCTTTTCCCAGGGTAGAGAAGGACGTGGTAACCACACAAGGATTTCGGAGACTATAGGAGGGTCTGTTCCATAA
- the CPA4 gene encoding carboxypeptidase A4 isoform X3, producing MKWILFLGALIGLSFCGREKFFGDQVFRINVRNGDEISKLSQLVNSDNFKLDVWKAPSTFSRLVDVLVPSVSLQPVKSFLKSQGLEYSVTIGDLQALLDHEDEEMQHNEGQERSGNNFNYGAYHSLEAIYHEMDSIAGDFPDLASRVKIGHSFENRSMYVLKFGTAEGGRRPAVWLNAGIHSREWISVATAIWTARKIASDYRKDPTITSILEKMDIFLLPVANPDGYVYTQTQNRLWRKTRSINPGSRCVGTDPNRNWNASFAGEGASDNPCSEIYHGPHANSEAEVKSVVDFIQEHGNFKCFIDLHSYSQLLMYPYGYTVKKAPDADELDKVARRAAKALASLSGTTYQVGPTCTTV from the exons ATGAAGTGGATACTGTTCCTTGGGGCCCTTATTGGGCTCAGCTTCTGTGGCCGAGAAAAGTTTTTTGG ggACCAAGTTTTTAGGATTAACGTCAGAAATGGAGACGAGATCAGCAAACTAAGTCAGCTAGTGAACTCAGACAACTTTAAG CTCGATGTTTGGAAAGCTCCTTCCACCTTCAGTCGTCTTGTGGATGTCCTGGTCCCATCTGTCAGCCTGCAGCCAGTCAAATCCTTCCTGAAGTCCCAGGGCTTAGAGTACTCGGTGACAATCGGAGACCTGCAG GCCCTTTTAGATCATGAAGATGAAGAAATGCAACACAATGAAGGGCAAGAGCGAAGCGGTAATAACTTCAACTATGGGGCCTACCATTCCCTGGAAGCG ATTTATCATGAGATGGATAGCATTGCTGGAGATTTTCCTGATCTGGCGAGCAGAGTGAAGATTGGGCATTCATTTGAAAACCGGTCCATGTATGTACTGAAG TTCGGCACTGCAGAAGGCGGGCGGCGGCCGGCCGTTTGGCTGAACGCAGGCATCCATTCCCGGGAGTGGATCTCGGTGGCCACAGCGATCTGGACTGCGAGGAAG ATTGCATCTGATTACCGGAAGGACCCAACCATCACCTCCATCTTGgagaaaatggatattttcttGTTGCCTGTGGCCAATCCTGATGGATATGTGTACACACAAACTCAA AACCGATTATGGAGGAAGACACGGTCCATAAATCCTGGAAGCCGTTGCGTTGGTACTGATCCAAACAGAAATTGGAATGCTAGTTTTGCAG gagAGGGAGCCAGTGACAACCCTTGCTCTGAAATATACCACGGACCCCATGCCAATTCGGAAGCGGAGGTGAAGTCGGTGGTAGATTTCATCCAAGAACATGGGAATTTCAAATGCTTCATCGACTTGCACAGCTACTCACAGCTGCTGATGTATCCGTATGGATACACAGTGAAGAAGGCCCCAGACGCTGATGAGCTG GACAAGGTGGCAAGGCGTGCGGCCAAAGCTCTGGCTTCCCTGTCGGGCACGACGTACCAAGTGGGTCCTACCTGCACCACTGTCT